A window of the Gorilla gorilla gorilla isolate KB3781 chromosome 8, NHGRI_mGorGor1-v2.1_pri, whole genome shotgun sequence genome harbors these coding sequences:
- the ZWINT gene encoding outer kinetochore KNL1 complex subunit ZWINT isoform X1, with protein sequence MVLDARPLTSAANRLPRREVDCDFKVILGIVGRQLNSAPGKMKAAETEAEAAALEVLAEVAGILEPVGLQEEAELPAKILVEFVVDSQKKDKLLCSQLQVADFLQNILAQEDTAKGLDPLASEDTSRQKAIAAKEQWKELKATYREHVEAIKIGLTKALTQMEEAQRKRTQLQEAFEQLQAKKQMAMEKRRAVQNQWQLQQEKHLQHLAEVSAEVRERKTGTQQELEGVFQKLGNLKQQAEQEREKLQRYQTFLQLLYTLQGKLLFPEAEAEAEAENLPDDKPQQPTRPQEQSTGDTMGRDPGVSFKAVGLQPAGDANLP encoded by the exons ATGGTCCTTGATGCCCGCCCGCTAACCTCTGCAGCCAATCGCCTGCCCCGGCGCGAAGTCGACTGTGACTTCAAAGTAATCTTAGGGATTGTGGGAAGGCAGCTGAACTCGGCGCCTGGAAAGATGAAGGCAGCGGAGACAGAGGCGGAAGCTGCAGCCCTAGA GGTCCTGGCTGAGGTGGCAGGCATCCTGGAACCTGTAGGCCTGCAGGAGGAGGCAGAACTGCCAGCCAAGATCCTGGTTGAGTTTGTGGTG GACTCTCAGAAGAAAGACAAGCTGCTCTGCAGCCAGCTTCAGGTAGCGGATTTCCTGCAGAACATCCTGGCTCAGGAGGACACTGCTAAGGGTCTCGACCCCTTGGCTTCTGAAGACACGAGCC GACAGAAGGCAATTGCAGCTAAGGAACAATGGAAAGAGCTGAAGGCCACCTACAGGGAGCACGTAGAGGCCATCAAAATTGGCCTCACCAAGGCCCTGACTCAGATGGAGGAAGCCCAGAGGAAACGGACACAACTCCAGGAAGCCTTTGAGCAGCTCCAGGCCAAG AAACAAATGGCCATGGAGAAACGCAGAGCAGTCCAGAACCAGTGGCAGCTACAACAG GAGAAGCATCTGCAGCATCTGGCGGAGGTTTCTGCAGAGGTGAGGGAGCGTAAGACAGGGACTCAGCAGGAGCTTGAGGGGGTGTTTCAGAAACTTGGAAACCTGAAGCAGCAGGCAGAACAGGAGCGGGAGAAGCTGCAGAG GTATCAGACCTTCCTCCAGCTTCTGTATACCCTGCAGGGTAAGCTGTTGTtccctgaggctgaggctgaggctgaggcagagaatcttCCAGATGATAAACCCCAGCAGCCGACTCGACCCCAGGAGCAGAGTACAGGAGACACCATGGGGAGAGACCCTGGTGTGTCCTTCAAG GCTGTCGGTCTACAACCTGCTGGAGATGCAAATTTGCCATGA
- the ZWINT gene encoding outer kinetochore KNL1 complex subunit ZWINT isoform X4 — protein sequence MKAAETEAEAAALEVLAEVAGILEPVGLQEEAELPAKILVEFVVDSQKKDKLLCSQLQVADFLQNILAQEDTAKGLDPLASEDTSRQKAIAAKEQWKELKATYREHVEAIKIGLTKALTQMEEAQRKRTQLQEAFEQLQAKKQMAMEKRRAVQNQWQLQQEKHLQHLAEVSAEGKLLFPEAEAEAEAENLPDDKPQQPTRPQEQSTGDTMGRDPGVSFKAVGLQPAGDANLP from the exons ATGAAGGCAGCGGAGACAGAGGCGGAAGCTGCAGCCCTAGA GGTCCTGGCTGAGGTGGCAGGCATCCTGGAACCTGTAGGCCTGCAGGAGGAGGCAGAACTGCCAGCCAAGATCCTGGTTGAGTTTGTGGTG GACTCTCAGAAGAAAGACAAGCTGCTCTGCAGCCAGCTTCAGGTAGCGGATTTCCTGCAGAACATCCTGGCTCAGGAGGACACTGCTAAGGGTCTCGACCCCTTGGCTTCTGAAGACACGAGCC GACAGAAGGCAATTGCAGCTAAGGAACAATGGAAAGAGCTGAAGGCCACCTACAGGGAGCACGTAGAGGCCATCAAAATTGGCCTCACCAAGGCCCTGACTCAGATGGAGGAAGCCCAGAGGAAACGGACACAACTCCAGGAAGCCTTTGAGCAGCTCCAGGCCAAG AAACAAATGGCCATGGAGAAACGCAGAGCAGTCCAGAACCAGTGGCAGCTACAACAG GAGAAGCATCTGCAGCATCTGGCGGAGGTTTCTGCAGAG GGTAAGCTGTTGTtccctgaggctgaggctgaggctgaggcagagaatcttCCAGATGATAAACCCCAGCAGCCGACTCGACCCCAGGAGCAGAGTACAGGAGACACCATGGGGAGAGACCCTGGTGTGTCCTTCAAG GCTGTCGGTCTACAACCTGCTGGAGATGCAAATTTGCCATGA
- the ZWINT gene encoding outer kinetochore KNL1 complex subunit ZWINT isoform X3: MKAAETEAEAAALEVLAEVAGILEPVGLQEEAELPAKILVEFVVDSQKKDKLLCSQLQVADFLQNILAQEDTAKGLDPLASEDTSRQKAIAAKEQWKELKATYREHVEAIKIGLTKALTQMEEAQRKRTQLQEAFEQLQAKKQMAMEKRRAVQNQWQLQQEKHLQHLAEVSAEVRERKTGTQQELEGVFQKLGNLKQQAEQEREKLQRVSCCSLRLRLRLRQRIFQMINPSSRLDPRSRVQETPWGETLVCPSRLSVYNLLEMQICHDFLEDSSMEKDPRKGL, encoded by the exons ATGAAGGCAGCGGAGACAGAGGCGGAAGCTGCAGCCCTAGA GGTCCTGGCTGAGGTGGCAGGCATCCTGGAACCTGTAGGCCTGCAGGAGGAGGCAGAACTGCCAGCCAAGATCCTGGTTGAGTTTGTGGTG GACTCTCAGAAGAAAGACAAGCTGCTCTGCAGCCAGCTTCAGGTAGCGGATTTCCTGCAGAACATCCTGGCTCAGGAGGACACTGCTAAGGGTCTCGACCCCTTGGCTTCTGAAGACACGAGCC GACAGAAGGCAATTGCAGCTAAGGAACAATGGAAAGAGCTGAAGGCCACCTACAGGGAGCACGTAGAGGCCATCAAAATTGGCCTCACCAAGGCCCTGACTCAGATGGAGGAAGCCCAGAGGAAACGGACACAACTCCAGGAAGCCTTTGAGCAGCTCCAGGCCAAG AAACAAATGGCCATGGAGAAACGCAGAGCAGTCCAGAACCAGTGGCAGCTACAACAG GAGAAGCATCTGCAGCATCTGGCGGAGGTTTCTGCAGAGGTGAGGGAGCGTAAGACAGGGACTCAGCAGGAGCTTGAGGGGGTGTTTCAGAAACTTGGAAACCTGAAGCAGCAGGCAGAACAGGAGCGGGAGAAGCTGCAGAG GGTAAGCTGTTGTtccctgaggctgaggctgaggctgaggcagagaatcttCCAGATGATAAACCCCAGCAGCCGACTCGACCCCAGGAGCAGAGTACAGGAGACACCATGGGGAGAGACCCTGGTGTGTCCTTCAAG GCTGTCGGTCTACAACCTGCTGGAGATGCAAATTTGCCATGACTTCCTGGAAGACAGCAGCATGGAGAAAGATCCTAGAAAAG GCCTCTGA
- the ZWINT gene encoding outer kinetochore KNL1 complex subunit ZWINT isoform X2, with translation MKAAETEAEAAALEVLAEVAGILEPVGLQEEAELPAKILVEFVVDSQKKDKLLCSQLQVADFLQNILAQEDTAKGLDPLASEDTSRQKAIAAKEQWKELKATYREHVEAIKIGLTKALTQMEEAQRKRTQLQEAFEQLQAKKQMAMEKRRAVQNQWQLQQEKHLQHLAEVSAEVRERKTGTQQELEGVFQKLGNLKQQAEQEREKLQRVSCCSLRLRLRLRQRIFQMINPSSRLDPRSRVQETPWGETLVCPSRLSVYNLLEMQICHDFLEDSSMEKDPRKGKTVNS, from the exons ATGAAGGCAGCGGAGACAGAGGCGGAAGCTGCAGCCCTAGA GGTCCTGGCTGAGGTGGCAGGCATCCTGGAACCTGTAGGCCTGCAGGAGGAGGCAGAACTGCCAGCCAAGATCCTGGTTGAGTTTGTGGTG GACTCTCAGAAGAAAGACAAGCTGCTCTGCAGCCAGCTTCAGGTAGCGGATTTCCTGCAGAACATCCTGGCTCAGGAGGACACTGCTAAGGGTCTCGACCCCTTGGCTTCTGAAGACACGAGCC GACAGAAGGCAATTGCAGCTAAGGAACAATGGAAAGAGCTGAAGGCCACCTACAGGGAGCACGTAGAGGCCATCAAAATTGGCCTCACCAAGGCCCTGACTCAGATGGAGGAAGCCCAGAGGAAACGGACACAACTCCAGGAAGCCTTTGAGCAGCTCCAGGCCAAG AAACAAATGGCCATGGAGAAACGCAGAGCAGTCCAGAACCAGTGGCAGCTACAACAG GAGAAGCATCTGCAGCATCTGGCGGAGGTTTCTGCAGAGGTGAGGGAGCGTAAGACAGGGACTCAGCAGGAGCTTGAGGGGGTGTTTCAGAAACTTGGAAACCTGAAGCAGCAGGCAGAACAGGAGCGGGAGAAGCTGCAGAG GGTAAGCTGTTGTtccctgaggctgaggctgaggctgaggcagagaatcttCCAGATGATAAACCCCAGCAGCCGACTCGACCCCAGGAGCAGAGTACAGGAGACACCATGGGGAGAGACCCTGGTGTGTCCTTCAAG GCTGTCGGTCTACAACCTGCTGGAGATGCAAATTTGCCATGACTTCCTGGAAGACAGCAGCATGGAGAAAGATCCTAGAAAAG GAAAGACtgtgaactcctga